A genomic window from Candidatus Pelagisphaera phototrophica includes:
- a CDS encoding sodium:calcium antiporter, producing the protein MEELLTEFVQGLPIYLLLVLIAVCIAVLGKGADVLVEEAVTLSIRHGISKVIIGATIVSLGTTLPEVTVSVMSAINGKPDMALGNAIGSVICDTGLILGVATLCGKVPINLYLMRRQGLLCLVLGFLVIVVCLPFSNLSSVFEGGGRFPQIIGFVFLGLLAGYLWASVHWAKNVREDFGVESHEKGSTVVIFIKILIGLTLVISSSHLLIHAVEETAIRAQVPQSIIAATLVAFGTSLPELVTVVTAVRKGHGELAIGNVVGADILNILLVAGASASVTPGGLLASGEFFTLIFPAMIGLMLIFQVSTFICKTHLTKSTGIALLGGYAVYILLSSF; encoded by the coding sequence ATGGAAGAACTACTGACTGAATTCGTGCAAGGTTTGCCTATCTACCTGTTGCTGGTATTGATCGCGGTCTGCATAGCGGTACTAGGAAAAGGGGCTGACGTTCTAGTTGAAGAAGCCGTGACTCTGTCAATCCGTCATGGTATCAGCAAAGTGATCATTGGGGCTACGATTGTGAGCCTGGGGACCACATTACCGGAAGTTACGGTTTCTGTGATGTCCGCGATCAACGGAAAGCCAGATATGGCGTTGGGTAACGCGATCGGGTCAGTCATTTGCGATACGGGCTTGATCCTGGGTGTAGCCACACTGTGCGGCAAAGTGCCGATAAATCTGTATTTAATGCGACGACAGGGTCTGCTCTGTTTGGTGCTGGGATTCCTCGTTATTGTCGTTTGTCTACCCTTTAGCAATTTGAGTTCGGTATTCGAAGGTGGCGGGCGCTTTCCTCAGATCATAGGCTTCGTATTTCTCGGGTTGCTCGCGGGATACCTGTGGGCGTCAGTACACTGGGCGAAAAACGTCAGAGAGGATTTTGGTGTGGAGTCGCATGAGAAAGGTTCCACAGTTGTAATCTTTATTAAAATACTGATTGGACTAACATTGGTAATATCCTCCTCCCATTTGTTGATACATGCGGTAGAGGAAACCGCGATACGAGCCCAGGTGCCTCAATCCATCATAGCAGCAACGCTAGTCGCTTTTGGAACGTCGCTTCCTGAATTGGTCACCGTTGTGACCGCGGTTCGAAAGGGTCATGGCGAGCTCGCGATTGGGAACGTGGTAGGCGCGGACATTCTGAATATTCTGTTGGTTGCAGGAGCTTCCGCATCTGTCACGCCGGGTGGTCTCCTTGCGAGTGGGGAGTTCTTTACCCTGATTTTCCCTGCGATGATTGGATTAATGCTGATTTTTCAAGTATCCACATTCATTTGCAAGACTCACCTGACAAAGTCGACTGGCATTGCATTGCTGGGTGGGTACGCAGTCTACATCCTCCTTAGCAGTTTTTAA
- a CDS encoding tRNA threonylcarbamoyladenosine dehydratase, whose product MSETTINYDYRFGGVERLYGPGSLERIREASVLVVGIGGVGSWVAEALARSGIGSITLVDLDDICESNINRQIHALDGQIGKPKIEAMAERCRLINPEATISVLHTFFTAKTAEEIFRKPYDYVMDAIDSVNHKCAMIDFSRRRGIPILTSGGAGGRIDPTKIQVSDITKSYNDKLLQRVRKKLRQDYGYPRERRRRFKVECVFSPEEAHYPEFCDTSSRRLDCASGYGAAAQVTGAFGFIAAARIIQKIAKSED is encoded by the coding sequence ATGTCGGAAACGACCATAAACTACGATTATCGATTCGGTGGAGTCGAACGCCTTTACGGACCCGGAAGCCTCGAGAGAATTCGCGAGGCCAGTGTTCTCGTAGTTGGTATTGGGGGCGTGGGATCCTGGGTTGCTGAAGCCCTGGCTCGGTCCGGGATCGGGTCAATCACGCTCGTTGATCTCGACGACATTTGTGAGAGTAACATAAACCGCCAAATTCACGCTCTGGATGGGCAAATCGGAAAGCCAAAGATTGAAGCGATGGCCGAACGCTGTCGGCTCATAAATCCCGAGGCGACCATAAGCGTCCTCCACACATTTTTCACAGCGAAAACTGCTGAAGAAATATTCAGAAAACCTTATGACTATGTCATGGATGCCATCGACAGTGTGAACCACAAATGCGCCATGATCGATTTTAGTCGAAGAAGAGGCATTCCCATTTTGACCTCAGGAGGAGCCGGTGGACGTATCGATCCGACCAAAATCCAAGTCTCCGACATCACGAAGTCGTACAACGACAAACTCCTCCAGCGAGTAAGAAAGAAACTAAGACAAGATTACGGCTACCCTCGCGAGAGAAGGCGCCGGTTTAAAGTCGAGTGCGTGTTCTCGCCCGAGGAAGCTCACTATCCCGAATTCTGCGACACAAGCAGCCGGCGACTCGACTGTGCCTCCGGCTATGGAGCAGCCGCCCAGGTTACTGGAGCTTTCGGTTTTATTGCAGCAGCAAGAATCATTCAAAAAATAGCGAAGTCTGAAGATTAA
- a CDS encoding MBL fold metallo-hydrolase: protein MRVIDLNRNGGIGANSLFVELDSFNFIVDAGLNPKFAGNLATPDYTLIEDTDIHFIVITHCHLDHIGSLPVLMRKHPEARVFMSQASQMLIERMLHNSCNVMIRQRAEKNIPEYPLFTHEDIDQAAERFETIPFSKPVQLSEADDEIELTLYPAGHVAGAGGLEISSSGKRYFFSGDVLFDNQHTLDGASFPIENRFETVFLETTRGETERPKERTRASEIDRLLKTITNVLRRGGSVLIPVFALGRMQEILTLINNARKEGLLPTCPIFGAGLGLAVADHLDQISKRTGQVKFTRKTIKELRLRRPPRKMTPGKEPPEQGIYILSSGMMVEHTPSYNLAASLLPQGRNAICFVGYCDPETPGGKLLDTKPGETFLFGTIDYQTPVRAQIERFEMSGHADREELLKFALRTHPKKVVLTHGDPGARAWFAIALAENDPTLIVIDPKPLVPFEL from the coding sequence ATGAGAGTTATCGACCTTAACCGGAATGGAGGCATCGGAGCCAACTCCCTCTTCGTGGAATTAGACTCCTTTAACTTTATCGTTGATGCCGGGCTCAATCCTAAATTTGCAGGAAACTTGGCTACTCCAGACTACACACTGATCGAGGACACCGATATCCATTTCATCGTCATTACCCATTGCCACCTCGACCATATTGGTTCGCTACCCGTCTTGATGAGGAAGCATCCTGAAGCGAGAGTCTTCATGAGCCAGGCCAGTCAAATGCTCATTGAACGCATGCTACACAACTCCTGCAATGTCATGATACGGCAAAGAGCCGAAAAAAATATTCCCGAATATCCACTTTTCACTCATGAAGATATCGATCAAGCAGCGGAGAGATTCGAAACTATTCCATTTAGCAAACCGGTCCAGCTTTCAGAGGCTGACGATGAAATTGAACTGACACTCTACCCTGCTGGACATGTGGCGGGAGCTGGAGGACTGGAAATCTCGAGCTCGGGAAAGCGGTATTTCTTCTCTGGAGACGTGCTATTTGATAATCAACACACTCTGGACGGAGCCAGTTTTCCAATCGAAAACCGCTTTGAGACGGTCTTCCTCGAAACCACTCGAGGTGAAACCGAGCGCCCAAAAGAAAGGACAAGAGCGAGTGAGATCGATCGTCTACTGAAAACAATAACGAATGTCCTGCGTCGCGGAGGATCAGTACTCATACCCGTTTTCGCCTTAGGCCGGATGCAGGAGATACTCACGCTGATTAACAACGCCCGCAAAGAAGGTCTCCTACCTACTTGTCCCATTTTTGGAGCAGGTCTCGGATTGGCAGTGGCGGACCATCTGGATCAGATTTCCAAACGAACCGGTCAGGTGAAATTCACCCGCAAGACGATTAAGGAACTGCGACTTCGTCGCCCGCCACGTAAAATGACACCGGGCAAGGAACCACCCGAACAGGGCATCTATATTCTGAGCAGTGGAATGATGGTCGAACATACCCCCAGCTATAATCTCGCCGCAAGTCTCCTCCCTCAAGGTCGCAACGCGATCTGCTTTGTCGGATATTGTGATCCTGAAACCCCGGGAGGCAAACTTCTGGACACCAAGCCAGGAGAGACTTTTCTCTTCGGAACCATCGACTATCAGACTCCAGTGAGAGCGCAAATCGAACGCTTTGAGATGAGCGGACATGCCGATCGAGAGGAACTTCTAAAATTCGCTCTTAGAACACATCCCAAGAAAGTCGTTCTAACTCATGGGGACCCAGGGGCACGGGCCTGGTTCGCTATCGCCTTAGCCGAAAACGACCCTACCCTCATCGTCATTGATCCCAAGCCGCTTGTTCCCTTTGAATTGTAG
- a CDS encoding aldo/keto reductase, translated as MKYRQLGTSDIRVSEVSLGCWTLGGLNWIEGHATGWANVDPYEIESAIKIGIDGGINHFDNADVYGNGDAERLLASCLQNIGIKSDSFIIASKVGHYKGTAAHAYEKIHIRRQCEQSLINLRREYLDIYYLHHADFGPNDRYLNDAAETMQALQTEGKIRLIGQSAYRSSHFKKSVPIIKPTVLQSWAHAMDTRFVERSSIVGQLLEKNDLSFIAFSPLNQGLLLDKFEPESPPVFELGDHRRNSPKFSKEALAGLAPQLNALKCRFGNSTLDLASVALRFVLNYNRIACVIPGFRNKRQVSCNLTTCDRELNKEDMAFIRDVFSKTNTKAATANKTNG; from the coding sequence ATGAAGTACAGACAGCTTGGCACAAGCGACATACGCGTATCAGAAGTTAGCCTCGGATGCTGGACACTTGGAGGACTCAACTGGATCGAGGGCCATGCGACGGGATGGGCGAATGTCGATCCCTATGAAATTGAATCCGCAATAAAGATTGGCATCGATGGAGGCATCAACCACTTTGACAACGCAGACGTTTACGGAAATGGGGATGCCGAACGACTTCTCGCGAGTTGTCTCCAAAATATTGGGATTAAAAGCGACTCTTTTATAATTGCATCGAAAGTCGGTCACTACAAGGGAACCGCAGCCCACGCTTACGAGAAAATTCATATTCGTCGGCAATGCGAACAGTCGCTCATAAATCTGCGTCGTGAATACCTTGATATTTACTATTTGCATCATGCAGACTTTGGACCCAACGACAGATACTTGAATGACGCTGCGGAAACCATGCAAGCGCTTCAGACTGAAGGTAAAATTCGCCTCATCGGTCAGTCTGCCTACCGGTCTTCTCATTTCAAAAAGTCCGTGCCAATTATTAAGCCAACCGTCCTTCAAAGCTGGGCCCACGCTATGGATACGAGATTCGTTGAACGAAGCAGTATCGTCGGTCAACTGCTCGAGAAAAATGACCTTTCGTTCATAGCATTCAGTCCACTCAATCAGGGACTTCTTCTAGACAAATTTGAACCCGAAAGCCCTCCAGTCTTCGAATTGGGCGACCATCGTAGAAACAGTCCTAAATTTTCCAAAGAAGCGCTTGCGGGACTAGCTCCCCAGTTGAATGCGCTTAAGTGCCGATTCGGCAATTCCACTTTGGACCTTGCCAGCGTTGCCTTACGGTTCGTCCTTAATTACAATCGGATTGCTTGTGTCATACCAGGCTTTCGAAACAAGCGGCAGGTTTCATGCAACTTAACCACGTGTGATCGAGAATTGAACAAGGAAGACATGGCGTTTATCCGCGATGTTTTCAGCAAAACAAATACAAAGGCTGCTACAGCCAACAAGACCAACGGTTAA
- a CDS encoding tetratricopeptide repeat protein, giving the protein MLQNLLRTVRKHGYVAFVSVCLTNAALVLFVGCGPESSGSKEADKRSAEESSGRDSVSVVSNDDWYLAETCRECHADQYDDWLGSHHQLAHRRLDSEKDSEAFSQGEVFDQAERRYQLAAKENGFEMSELETQLPSEVDSVIGETPIRQFLIPFPGGRFQIQGLTWDPHKKQWFNVFGDEHRDEGDWGHWSQQGMNWNSNCAWCHMTDYKKNYDIRTDEYSSEWKIEGISCIQCHADMESHVASARSGEYKKRETPPNIELAMDNCASCHARREELTANDFHAGERFDDHFRLVLPDLPNAYFVDGKANEENYVYASLKLSKMGHKGVSCLDCHNPHSHETILSVEDNSLCMRCHSTGLNEATIIDPVTHSHHPLDSVGNQCVSCHMPKRLYMQRDARRDHGFTIPDPQLTIDYDAPNACSACHGDKTVEWARDKVESWYPNSERRLALRDRAGVLNSYYEGEEDSWTDVHRLLLNEENVYWRSAYLRILGAMAPGTPESLQAALTSAKSKSPIERESALRIMANRNDRLADVQRALYDSSRLVRNQAADTLSTQFNPTQSAFQEWQQYAEANADRPAGALRRAELAVLQGDAALAKQLAQQAADFDKNNAHLLYDVAIMFARVGDIDGALLKIDQAKRIDTSLGLIWFGEGLLYAEKGDTSRSIQSMERAVQLDPVQDRWWYNLGVAHMRVGQTERAKEALSKAVELNPSQAQYKQVLDGL; this is encoded by the coding sequence ATGCTGCAAAACCTACTCAGAACAGTCCGAAAGCATGGCTATGTTGCGTTTGTCTCCGTTTGTCTCACGAACGCGGCTCTCGTTCTGTTCGTTGGCTGCGGACCCGAAAGCTCCGGTTCGAAAGAAGCCGATAAGCGGAGTGCCGAGGAATCCTCTGGCAGAGATTCGGTATCAGTTGTCAGTAATGACGATTGGTACCTTGCGGAAACCTGTCGTGAATGCCACGCTGACCAGTATGATGATTGGCTCGGGAGTCATCATCAGTTAGCCCATCGCCGTCTGGATTCGGAAAAGGACAGCGAGGCGTTTTCGCAAGGAGAAGTGTTTGATCAGGCAGAGCGGAGGTACCAACTCGCTGCTAAAGAGAATGGTTTCGAAATGAGTGAACTGGAAACGCAGTTGCCGAGCGAGGTGGATTCTGTGATCGGAGAGACTCCGATTCGCCAGTTTCTCATTCCCTTTCCAGGTGGTCGATTTCAGATTCAGGGGCTGACTTGGGACCCGCACAAGAAACAGTGGTTTAACGTCTTTGGAGACGAGCATCGAGATGAAGGTGATTGGGGTCATTGGAGTCAACAGGGCATGAATTGGAATTCCAATTGCGCCTGGTGCCATATGACGGACTACAAGAAGAACTATGATATCCGCACAGACGAATATTCGAGCGAGTGGAAAATCGAGGGAATTTCCTGTATCCAATGTCATGCGGATATGGAGTCGCATGTGGCTTCAGCAAGATCTGGAGAATACAAGAAAAGGGAAACTCCTCCCAACATTGAATTGGCTATGGATAATTGCGCGAGTTGCCACGCGCGACGGGAAGAGCTGACGGCTAACGACTTTCATGCGGGTGAACGTTTTGATGATCATTTCCGGCTCGTTCTTCCTGATCTGCCAAACGCTTACTTTGTCGACGGGAAGGCCAACGAGGAAAACTATGTCTACGCATCGCTTAAATTGAGCAAAATGGGCCATAAAGGTGTGAGTTGTCTTGATTGTCACAATCCTCATTCCCACGAGACTATTTTATCTGTGGAAGATAATTCACTTTGCATGCGTTGCCATTCTACGGGTCTAAATGAGGCGACGATTATTGACCCGGTTACGCACAGCCACCATCCACTAGACAGCGTTGGGAACCAATGTGTTTCTTGCCACATGCCGAAGCGCCTTTATATGCAAAGAGACGCGAGGCGTGACCATGGGTTTACGATTCCTGACCCGCAACTGACCATCGACTACGATGCGCCGAATGCTTGCTCTGCTTGCCATGGCGATAAGACTGTTGAGTGGGCGCGGGACAAAGTGGAAAGCTGGTATCCGAATTCTGAACGCAGGTTGGCGTTGCGCGATCGAGCCGGAGTTTTGAATTCGTATTACGAGGGGGAGGAGGATTCATGGACTGATGTGCATCGCTTGCTTCTGAATGAAGAGAACGTGTATTGGCGTTCTGCGTACTTGAGGATTCTAGGGGCGATGGCTCCAGGAACTCCTGAGAGTTTGCAGGCAGCGCTTACTTCTGCGAAGTCGAAGTCGCCTATTGAAAGAGAGTCAGCACTTCGCATTATGGCAAACCGGAATGATCGGCTAGCTGATGTGCAACGGGCTTTGTACGATTCTTCTCGATTGGTTCGTAACCAAGCCGCAGATACGCTGTCAACCCAGTTTAATCCAACGCAAAGCGCCTTTCAAGAATGGCAGCAATACGCGGAGGCCAATGCCGACCGGCCTGCGGGCGCTCTCAGACGAGCGGAATTAGCGGTGCTACAGGGTGACGCTGCTTTGGCCAAACAGCTTGCCCAGCAGGCAGCCGATTTTGACAAAAACAATGCCCATCTTCTCTACGATGTGGCGATTATGTTCGCCCGTGTAGGCGATATTGACGGTGCCTTGCTAAAAATCGACCAGGCCAAGCGAATTGACACATCCCTTGGGCTTATTTGGTTTGGTGAGGGTCTCTTGTATGCAGAAAAAGGCGACACTAGCCGGTCCATCCAATCCATGGAAAGGGCAGTGCAGCTAGATCCTGTTCAAGATCGATGGTGGTATAACTTAGGAGTCGCCCACATGCGAGTAGGGCAAACGGAAAGAGCTAAAGAGGCTTTATCGAAAGCGGTGGAACTGAATCCTTCTCAAGCTCAATACAAGCAGGTTTTGGACGGACTTTAA
- a CDS encoding energy transducer TonB → MKKATISILLMIGLLFHVFGDDDDIMPYEHSISSEDVDLLFKVMLQPKFPESLRSQGFSSGRVHLLLELHFDGELRDWIVTYASHRDFAKSIERVIEEWEFGPPKRKGKPVSLIVPVEVSFRASGDVVSFNATNGLNHMMSSQYGYSSFDTIKVADVDNLDKFPEPVYVVRPKVPNSLIRKSDGSYGVFRFFIDTEGRVRLPHVDHVRGGKVDVRLLEAAQDALEEWEFIPPTVRGKKVIVELKQPFLFQRTR, encoded by the coding sequence ATGAAAAAAGCCACCATATCTATCCTTTTGATGATCGGCCTTCTTTTCCACGTGTTCGGGGATGACGATGACATCATGCCGTACGAACACAGTATAAGCAGCGAAGATGTTGATTTGCTCTTTAAGGTTATGCTACAGCCAAAATTCCCAGAATCGCTTCGATCCCAGGGATTCTCCAGTGGACGCGTTCATTTACTGCTCGAGTTACACTTCGATGGCGAACTAAGGGACTGGATTGTTACCTACGCCTCCCACCGCGACTTCGCGAAGTCAATTGAGAGAGTGATTGAGGAATGGGAATTCGGCCCTCCCAAGCGAAAAGGCAAGCCCGTCTCGCTCATAGTACCTGTCGAAGTAAGCTTTCGGGCATCTGGGGATGTAGTCAGTTTCAATGCAACCAATGGTCTTAATCACATGATGAGCAGCCAGTATGGTTATAGCTCCTTTGATACCATCAAAGTCGCAGACGTAGACAATCTCGATAAATTCCCCGAGCCAGTCTATGTCGTCAGACCCAAAGTACCCAACTCTCTCATACGAAAGAGCGATGGAAGCTACGGCGTCTTCAGATTCTTTATCGATACGGAGGGCCGCGTTCGGCTTCCCCATGTGGACCATGTCCGGGGAGGAAAAGTGGATGTGCGACTCCTCGAAGCCGCACAGGACGCCTTGGAAGAATGGGAATTTATTCCTCCTACGGTTAGGGGTAAAAAAGTTATTGTTGAGCTGAAGCAGCCTTTCCTATTTCAGCGTACTCGGTAA